From Plasmodium brasilianum strain Bolivian I chromosome 7, whole genome shotgun sequence, the proteins below share one genomic window:
- a CDS encoding elongation factor Tu, with translation MSNKKRGKNLVYDYEDDFEDYDNYDEEHYNEFSCEEKCNVVRTKKNVTIKKVEKKEKVNLKKEQVKITLKKSEDKKYIMLNTINILVLGHIDAGKSTLIGALLYNLNYVLEQTIKKYENVRESAKFTYILDEEEDERERNITLFNKKKEFFIYYTKDDIIHAYHLLLNKENKGENWSNANEKNSNKKVNKNENIEENEYIYMDKQIFEDFYKRKIIHNDIVCFRKINIFDTPGHNELIHNLHSCSFFADCAILVVDANNIYNKKNDETYRNVSILKSVGISNVIVAINKIDLFDYNVNVFEDICTTILSFFECKKNDSIYEFVLDNNFYMHKEYSAGLTSKRSSRRSSSNAKSGYNNACDLVTKNIIFTPLSAYNNKNIVKFEKGDIPLFNHNFSLYDEIKYINLKKDLFIFKLCEELLYNKKNVLTSYYNFIINNNLFSNNTFYNSGNEGGGGMLTSIEKSLTENYNNAFVGVIHDFTESNNMINASIKVLGGFLKTKNNYTILPFKEKITIKKIEKNMCFYKYINIDNLCDFLAHAKDLNLTEKLLLELSNSVLSANEIEKKNVNAHDNKNCTNLEPEHNLKQNDLTDLKNFINILPELVKNCSHNENMNNITNDIIDNVFLKIHDNKINYGCVVVNTTTNNNENYSSCIMNTIFTCNKMKALIKMNDIRIPLIIGRQYLLYSLTFSHSITIRNVYYVYKNKNSSINSEDTQNNNLVFDCDNKCLADICNTKNYVKKNNTFYERIENKKCLRSHDTGIIEIEVNSNSDNNNSNNKNNNCLMSTQFFRTELNYFISFDNNPFFNIYDFLSFSISPLSRFILSEENKIVASGLILNPD, from the coding sequence atgagcaataaaaaaagaggaaaaaatttaGTGTATGACTATGAAGATGATTTTGAGGACTACGATAATTATGATGAAGAACATTACAATGAATTTTCATGTGAAGAAAAATGTAACGTCGttagaacaaaaaagaatgtaacaattaaaaaggtagaaaaaaaggaaaaagtaaatctcaaaaaagaacaagttaagataactttaaaaaaaagtgaagacaaaaaatatattatgctaAACACCATAAATATTCTGGTATTAGGGCATATTGATGCAGGAAAATCAACACTAATAGGTGCgttgttatataatttaaattatgttcttgaacaaacaataaaaaaatatgaaaacgTGCGGGAGAGCGCGAAATTTACGTACATATtagatgaagaagaagatgaaagagaaagaaatataaccctttttaataaaaaaaaagaattctttatatattacactAAAGATGATATAATACATGCTTACCACCTTTTACTAAATAAGGAAAACAAAGGTGAAAATTGGAGCAACGCGAACGAGAAAAATAGTAACAAAAAAgttaacaaaaatgaaaatatagaggaaaatgaatatatttatatggaTAAGCAAATATTTGaagatttttataaaagaaaaattattcataatgACATTGTAtgttttagaaaaattaatatttttgatacACCAGGACATAACGaattaatacataatttacACAGTTGTAGTTTTTTTGCCGACTGCGCGATTTTAGTAGTTGAcgcaaataatatttataataaaaaaaatgatgagaCGTATAGAAATGTTTCTATACTCAAATCAGTGGGAATCTCAAATGTTATTGTCgcaattaataaaatagattTATTTGACTATAATGTAAATGTTTTTGAAGATATATGCACAACTATACTGTCCTTTTTcgaatgcaaaaaaaatgacaGCATCTATGAATTCGTTCTTGACAACAACTTTTATATGCATAAGGAATATTCCGCAGGGTTGACAAGTAAAAGGAGCAGCAGACGTAGTAGTAGCAACGCCAAAAGCGGCTACAACAACGCATGCGATTTAGTtacgaaaaatataatattcactCCTCTTTCAGCAtacaataacaaaaatatagtaaaatttgaaaaaggaGATATACCTTTGTTCAACCATAATTTTAGCTTATATGATGaaattaaatacattaatttaaaaaaagatctatttattttcaagTTATGTGAGGAacttttatataacaaaaaaaatgttttaacctcttactataattttattattaataataacttGTTTTCAAATAacactttttataattctggTAATGAGGGTGGTGGTGGCATGTTAACATCAATTGAGAAATCCTTAActgaaaattataacaatgcTTTTGTTGGAGTTATTCACGATTTTACAGAATCAAATAATATGATAAACGCAAGTATTAAAGTATTAGGTGGGTTTTTAAAAaccaaaaataattatactatACTACCgtttaaggaaaaaattactataaaaaaaattgaaaaaaatatgtgcttttataaatatataaatatagataatttATGTGACTTCTTAGCACATGCAAAAGATCTTAACTTGACTGAAAAACTCTTATTAGAATTATCTAATTCTGTTTTGTCAGCTAAcgaaatagaaaagaaaaatgttaaCGCGCATGACAATAAGAACTGCACAAATTTAGAACCTGAACATAATTTAAAGCAAAATGATTTAACTGATTTAAAAaactttattaatattttacccGAGCttgtaaaaaattgttcgcataatgaaaatatgaataatataaccAATGACATTATAGATAAcgtttttcttaaaattcatgataacaaaataaactaCGGTTGCGTTGTAGTAAATACtacaacaaataataatgaaaactaTTCTTCATGTATTATGAATACTATTTTTACTTGCAACAAAATGAAagcattaataaaaatgaatgataTACGTATTCCACTAATAATAGGACGACAATATCTCCTGTACTCTTTAACTTTTTCACATAGTATAACAATTAGAAAtgtttattatgtttataaaaataaaaattcctCAATAAATTCTGAAGAtacacaaaataataatttagttTTTGACTGTGATAACAAATGCTTAGCAGATATTTGTAACAcgaaaaattatgttaaaaaaaataatacattttacgAACggattgaaaataaaaagtgcCTACGTAGCCATGATACAGGTATTATCGAAATAGAAGTTAACAGTAAcagtgataataataatagtaataacaaaaataataactgtTTGATGTCCACACAATTCTTCAGAActgaattaaattattttatttcttttgataataatccttttttcaatatttatgATTTCCTCTCTTTTAGCATTTCTCCCTTATCTCGTTTCATTTTAtctgaagaaaataaaattgttgcTAGTGGTTTAATATTAAATCCGGACTGA
- a CDS encoding PUB domain-containing protein — MMEGKNKVNKNESKKIQLLEQMLEFGYSREISLKVLEASGAKTIDDALNWIELTEDQDISWDPPPVNTNNVNDDDNINRGSSTKFIDDPMPHNSSYSNSENKIKLTPEEARKKALELQKKIREKKLLKEKEEELQKEKNRIAMAKEVQKRREQLEEYERKKYIENLEKEKNEHKKEKEKQLELLRREYEAKFGIAYKQESEKKNIQDLTENEKREEIAILLNNLKNKNKDKKKEFISSLNILKTYFTNIKDNILEKKFQKIKKENKIFVEKIKIYEEMLSIFLLVGFEDTGEFYVIKNYPNTYLLSSAVKFIDLVIKALDT, encoded by the exons atgatggaaggaaaaaataaggtaaacaaaaatgagagtaaaaaaatacaa CTGCTTGAGCAAATGCTTGAATTTGGTTACTCGAGAGAAATAAGTCTTAAAGTTTTGGAGGCCAGCGGGGCGAAAACAA TTGATGATGCCTTGAATTGGATTGAGCTTACCGAGGATCAGGATATCAGTTGGGACCCTCCCCCAGTAAACacaaataatgtaaatgatgatgataatataaacagAGGATCATCAACGAAATTTATAGATGATCCGATGCCCCATAACAGTTCTTATAGCAatagtgaaaataaaataaaattaacacCTGAAGAAGCTCGTAAAAAAGCCTtagaattacaaaaaaaaatacgtgaaaagaaattattgaaagagaaagaagaagaattgcaaaaagagaaaaatcgAATTGCTATGGCAAAAGAAGTGCAAAAAAGGAGAGAACAATTAGAAgaatatgaaagaaaaaaatatatagaaaatttagaaaaagaaaaaaatgagcataaaaaagaaaaagagaaacaaCTCGAATTGTTAAGAAGAGAATATGAAGCTAAGTTTGGTATTGCTTATAAACAagaaagtgaaaaaaaaaatatccaaGATCTAACGGAAAATGAGAAAAGAGAAGAAATTGCtattttacttaataatttaaaaaataaaaataaagacaaaaaaaaagagttcaTAAGCTCTTTAAATATTCTAAAAACTTATTTTactaatataaaagataacattttggaaaaaaaatttcaaaaaattaaaaaggaaaataaaatttttgttgaaaaaattaaaatatacgaaGAAATGCTCAGTATTTTTTTGCTAGTTGGCTTTGAGGACACAG GCgaattttatgttattaagAATTATCCTAACACATATTTACTTTCATCAGCTGTCAAGTTTATTGATCTAGTAATTAAAGCATTAGATACATAG